From Camelina sativa cultivar DH55 chromosome 20, Cs, whole genome shotgun sequence, the proteins below share one genomic window:
- the LOC104771718 gene encoding putative flavin-containing monooxygenase 2, whose amino-acid sequence MASNYSMHTSSRVAIIGAGVSGLAAAKHLAHNRPQVFEVSDSTGGVWRKCTYETTKLQSVRVSYEFSDFPWPNRGESSFPTYVDVLDYLDAYAKHFDLLKFIKFNHKVLEVRFIGDGQVSQMGDLGAYDNLLPGKPVWEVAVKTGDGEIQWHAFEFVVVCTGKYGDVPRIPAFPMKKGPEIFKGKVLHSMDYSKLHKEKASLLLRGKNVAVIGFKKSAIDLALESALANQGEEGKTCTMVVRTPHWVIPHYSRAVVSRFIESYVLWKLPLEKYGLKPGHAFEEDYASCQMAIMPENFFDEADKGTIRFKRTKNWWFYNEGIEFEDGTTLEADVVILATGYDCMKKLKPIVPEPFRTWLEFPWGVMPLYRGTIHPLIPNMGFIGFVQSSSNLKSSEIHSRWLNQLLDGKFTLPSKEKMLDQFLKEMDVMRRSSRFYKNHCFSTFSIQHADDLCRDMNLKP is encoded by the exons ATGGCTTCCAACTACAGTATGCATACTTCCTCAAGAGTAGCTATCATTGGAGCGGGTGTTAGCGGTTTAGCAGCCGCTAAGCACTTAGCACATAACCGTCCACAAGTCTTTGAAGTCTCAGATTCGACTGGAGGTGTTTGGAGAAAATGTACGTATGAAACGACTAAGCTACAGTCAGTTCGAGTAAGCTACGAATTCTCCGATTTCCCTTGGCCGAACAGAGGCGAAAGTAGCTTTCCAACTTATGTCGATGTTTTGGATTATTTGGACGCTTATGCAAAGCATTTTGAccttctaaaatttataaaatttaaccacAAAGTCCTTGAAGTTAGGTTCATCGGTGATGGTCAAGTTTCGCAGATGGGAGACCTCGGTGCGTACGACAACTTGCTGCCAGGGAAACCTGTGTGGGAAGTTGCCGTTAAGACCGGGGATGGAGAGATTCAG TGGCATGCATTTGAGTTCGTGGTAGTATGCACAGGAAAATATGGCGATGTACCAAGAATCCCGGCATTTCCGATGAAGAAAGGACCGGAGATATTCAAAGGGAAAGTGTTGCACTCCATGGATTACTCCAAGTTGCATAAAGAAAAAGCGTCTCTTCTCCTCCGTGGCAAGAATGTGGCCGTGATTGGTTTCAAGAAATCAGCCATTGATTTGGCGTTAGAGTCTGCTTTAGCTAATCAAG GAGAAGAAGGGAAAACATGCACTATGGTGGTGAGAACACCACATTGGGTGATCCCACATTATTCG CGTGCCGTAGTTTCCAGATTCATCGAATCATATGTCTTGTGGAAGCTTCCGTTAGAGAAATATGGTCTTAAACCGGGCCATGCATTCGAAGAGGACTATGCTTCTTGTCAAATGGCGATCATGCCAGAGAATTTCTTTGATGAAGCGGACAAGGGAACGATCCGTTTCAAAAGGACGAAAAATTGGTGGTTCTATAATGAAGGGATTGAGTTTGAGGATGGAACTACCCTAGAAGCCGATGTTGTTATACTTGCGACAGGATATGATTGCATGAAGAAGCTCAAACCCATTGTCCCTGAACCTTTTCGAACATGGCTTGAGTTTCCTTGGGGTGTCATGCCTTTATACAG GGGAACAATCCATCCATTGATACCCAACATGGGTTTCATCGGATTTGTTCAAAGCAGCTCTAACCTGAAGTCATCAGAAATACATTCAAGGTGGCTCAATCAGCTTTTGGACGGTAAATTCACGTTACCGAGCAAAGAGAAGATGTTGGACCAATTCCTTAAAGAAATGGACGTAATGAGAAGATCAAGCAGATTCTATAAAAATCATTGCTTCTCCACTTTCAGCATTCAACATGCGGATGATTTGTGTAGAGACATGAATCTGAAGCCTTAG